The following are from one region of the Erwinia billingiae Eb661 genome:
- the rplK gene encoding 50S ribosomal protein L11, with translation MAKKVQAYVKLQVAAGMANPSPPVGPALGQQGVNIMEFCKAFNAKTESLEKGLPTPVVITVYSDRSFTFVTKTPPAPILLKKAAGIKSGSGKPNKDKVGKVTRAQVREIAETKAADMTGADIEAMARSIEGTARSMGLVVED, from the coding sequence ATGGCTAAGAAAGTACAAGCCTACGTCAAGCTGCAGGTTGCAGCTGGTATGGCAAACCCAAGTCCTCCGGTCGGTCCGGCACTGGGTCAGCAAGGTGTTAACATCATGGAATTCTGTAAAGCGTTTAACGCCAAAACAGAATCCCTGGAAAAAGGCCTGCCTACTCCAGTTGTGATTACCGTTTACTCTGACCGTTCTTTCACCTTCGTTACCAAAACGCCTCCAGCACCTATCCTGCTGAAGAAAGCGGCTGGTATTAAGTCTGGTTCCGGTAAGCCGAACAAAGACAAAGTCGGTAAAGTAACGCGTGCTCAGGTACGTGAAATCGCAGAAACTAAAGCTGCGGACATGACTGGTGCTGATATTGAAGCGATGGCTCGCTCAATTGAAGGTACTGCTCGTTCCATGGGCCTGGTTGTAGAGGACTAA
- the rplL gene encoding 50S ribosomal protein L7/L12 yields the protein MSITKEQIIEGVAALSVMEIVELISAMEEKFGVSAAAAVAGPAAAAEAVEEKTEFDVVLKAIGANKVAVIKAVRGATGLGLKEAKDLVESAPAALKEGISKDDAESLKKALEEAGAEVEVK from the coding sequence ATGTCAATCACTAAAGAACAAATCATTGAAGGCGTTGCAGCCCTGTCTGTAATGGAAATCGTTGAACTGATCTCCGCTATGGAAGAAAAATTCGGCGTTTCAGCTGCTGCTGCAGTTGCTGGCCCAGCCGCTGCTGCTGAAGCTGTAGAAGAAAAAACCGAGTTCGACGTTGTACTGAAAGCTATCGGCGCTAACAAAGTTGCCGTGATCAAAGCAGTACGTGGCGCAACTGGTCTGGGCTTGAAAGAAGCTAAAGACCTGGTTGAGTCTGCACCTGCTGCCCTGAAAGAAGGCATCAGCAAAGACGACGCTGAGTCTCTGAAGAAAGCACTGGAAGAAGCTGGCGCAGAAGTTGAAGTTAAGTAA
- the secE gene encoding preprotein translocase subunit SecE — protein MSANTEAQGSGRGLEAVKWLVVVLLLILAIVGNYFYREVSLPLRALAVVVLIAVAGGIALLTTKGKSTLAFAREARTEVRKVIWPTRQETLHTTLIVAAVTAVMSLILWGLDGILVRLVSFITGLRF, from the coding sequence ATGAGTGCTAATACCGAAGCTCAAGGGAGCGGGCGTGGCCTGGAAGCGGTAAAGTGGCTAGTCGTAGTGTTACTACTGATTCTGGCCATCGTAGGTAACTACTTTTACCGTGAAGTCTCGCTGCCGTTGCGTGCGCTGGCCGTCGTTGTCCTTATCGCTGTAGCCGGTGGCATTGCGCTGCTGACCACGAAAGGTAAGTCTACACTGGCGTTTGCCCGTGAAGCCCGCACCGAAGTTCGCAAGGTCATTTGGCCGACTCGCCAGGAAACGTTGCATACCACGTTAATCGTTGCCGCGGTTACTGCCGTGATGTCACTGATTTTGTGGGGACTGGATGGTATTCTGGTCCGTCTGGTATCGTTTATCACTGGCCTGAGGTTCTGA
- the rplJ gene encoding 50S ribosomal protein L10: protein MALNLQDKQAIVAEVSEVAKGALSAVVADSRGVPVGKMTELRKAGREAGVYMRVVRNTLLRRVVEGTQFECLKDTFVGPTLIAYSMEHPGAAARLFKDFAKANAKFEVKAAAFEGELISAAQIDRLATLPTYDEAVARLMATMKEAAAGKLVRTLAAVRDQKEAEAA, encoded by the coding sequence ATGGCCTTAAATCTTCAAGACAAACAAGCGATTGTTGCTGAAGTCAGCGAAGTAGCCAAAGGCGCGCTGTCTGCGGTAGTTGCGGATTCTCGTGGCGTACCAGTAGGCAAAATGACTGAACTGCGTAAAGCAGGTCGTGAAGCTGGCGTTTACATGCGTGTTGTTCGTAACACCTTGCTGCGCCGCGTCGTTGAAGGTACTCAGTTTGAGTGCCTGAAAGACACGTTCGTCGGTCCAACCTTGATTGCATATTCTATGGAACACCCGGGCGCTGCTGCTCGTCTGTTCAAAGATTTCGCTAAAGCGAATGCAAAATTTGAGGTTAAAGCTGCGGCCTTTGAAGGCGAGTTAATCAGTGCGGCTCAGATCGACCGCCTGGCAACTCTGCCTACTTACGATGAAGCAGTCGCACGCCTGATGGCAACCATGAAAGAAGCCGCTGCCGGCAAACTGGTTCGCACTCTGGCTGCAGTACGTGATCAGAAAGAAGCTGAAGCTGCATAA
- the birA gene encoding bifunctional biotin--[acetyl-CoA-carboxylase] ligase/biotin operon repressor BirA — translation MKANTVPLTLIGLLADGEFHSGEQLGEQLGMSRAAINKHIQTLKDWGIDVFTVTGKGYSLPAPMQLLDEETIMAQLKEKRLAVIPVIDSTNQYLLERMDSLQSGDACVAEYQQAGRGRRGRQWFSPFGSNLYLSLYWRLDQGPMAAMGLSLVIGIVIAEVLQSLGAKDVRVKWPNDLYLNDRKLAGILVELTGKTGDAAQLVIGAGINLAMRSPDAGIVNQGWINLQEAGVNVDRNTLTAHLINNMRESLPIFEREGLAPFIDRWSELDNFINRPVKLLIGDKEIPGIARGIDQQGGLILEQDGVRKSWVGGEISLRPQD, via the coding sequence ATGAAAGCAAATACCGTCCCGTTAACGCTGATTGGCCTGTTGGCTGATGGCGAGTTCCATTCCGGAGAGCAGCTTGGCGAACAGCTGGGTATGAGCCGCGCCGCAATCAATAAGCACATTCAGACCCTGAAGGATTGGGGGATTGATGTCTTCACTGTTACCGGCAAAGGCTATAGCCTGCCGGCACCGATGCAGCTGCTGGATGAAGAAACGATTATGGCGCAGCTGAAGGAAAAACGGCTGGCCGTAATCCCGGTGATTGATTCAACTAATCAGTATCTGTTGGAAAGAATGGATTCACTGCAATCAGGTGATGCCTGTGTCGCAGAGTATCAACAGGCTGGCAGAGGACGGCGTGGTCGTCAGTGGTTCTCCCCGTTTGGTTCTAATCTCTATTTATCTCTTTACTGGCGCCTGGACCAGGGGCCAATGGCGGCAATGGGCCTGAGTTTAGTTATCGGGATTGTCATTGCCGAAGTTTTGCAATCACTGGGTGCTAAAGACGTTCGCGTAAAGTGGCCTAACGATCTCTATCTGAACGATCGCAAACTGGCCGGCATTTTGGTTGAGTTGACCGGAAAAACCGGCGATGCCGCTCAGTTGGTGATCGGTGCGGGTATCAATCTTGCTATGCGCTCACCCGATGCCGGTATTGTGAACCAGGGCTGGATAAACCTGCAGGAAGCCGGCGTCAACGTGGACCGAAATACGCTAACGGCGCATCTGATCAACAATATGCGTGAATCGTTGCCGATATTTGAGCGCGAGGGACTGGCACCTTTTATCGATCGCTGGAGCGAGCTGGATAACTTTATTAACCGGCCGGTTAAATTGCTGATTGGCGATAAAGAAATCCCGGGAATTGCGCGCGGCATCGATCAGCAAGGCGGATTAATTCTGGAGCAGGATGGGGTAAGGAAATCCTGGGTCGGGGGCGAAATTTCGCTTCGTCCGCAAGATTAA
- the coaA gene encoding type I pantothenate kinase encodes MSKKDSLLTTPYLQFNRDQWAALRDSVPMTLSEQEIARLKGINEDLSLEEVAEIYLPLSRLLNFYISSNVRRQAVLEQFLGTNGQKIPYIISIAGSVAVGKSTTARVLQALLSRWPEHRRVELITTDGFLHPNEVLKERGLMKKKGFPQSYDMHRLVNFVSDLKSGASQVTAPVYSHLIYDVIPQGDKVVQQPDILILEGLNVLQSGMDYPHDPHHVFVSDFVDFSIYVDAPQDLLQSWYINRFLKFRQGAFTDPDSYFHNYAKLSEEEAVGVATQLWEEINLMNLKENILPTRERASLIMTKSVDHAVDLVRLRK; translated from the coding sequence ATGAGCAAAAAAGACTCCTTGTTGACCACCCCCTATCTACAATTCAATCGTGATCAATGGGCTGCGCTCCGCGATTCAGTCCCAATGACCTTGAGTGAACAAGAAATTGCCCGCCTGAAGGGGATAAATGAAGATTTATCTCTTGAGGAAGTAGCCGAGATCTATCTTCCCCTTTCACGTCTGCTTAATTTCTATATCAGTTCTAACGTTCGTCGTCAGGCTGTACTTGAGCAGTTCCTGGGAACCAATGGCCAGAAGATTCCCTATATCATCAGTATTGCTGGCAGCGTCGCCGTGGGTAAGAGCACTACAGCGCGTGTACTGCAGGCTCTGCTGAGCCGCTGGCCTGAGCATCGGCGGGTAGAGCTGATCACCACTGACGGCTTCCTGCACCCTAATGAGGTGCTTAAAGAACGCGGTCTGATGAAGAAGAAAGGCTTTCCGCAGTCTTACGACATGCACCGACTGGTGAATTTCGTATCAGATTTAAAATCAGGCGCTTCGCAGGTCACGGCTCCGGTTTACTCTCATCTTATTTATGATGTGATCCCGCAGGGTGACAAGGTTGTGCAGCAGCCTGATATTTTGATTCTTGAAGGGCTTAACGTCTTGCAGAGTGGGATGGACTATCCTCACGATCCGCATCACGTCTTTGTCTCTGATTTTGTAGACTTCTCAATTTACGTCGATGCCCCGCAAGATCTGCTGCAGAGCTGGTACATTAACCGCTTCCTGAAATTCCGCCAGGGCGCCTTTACCGATCCAGACTCTTATTTCCACAACTACGCGAAACTCTCTGAAGAGGAAGCGGTGGGCGTGGCAACTCAGCTATGGGAAGAGATCAACCTTATGAACCTTAAGGAAAATATCTTGCCTACCCGGGAACGAGCCAGCCTGATAATGACCAAAAGCGTCGATCATGCGGTGGACCTGGTCCGCTTGCGGAAATAA
- the rplA gene encoding 50S ribosomal protein L1 — MAKLTKRMSVIRDKVDVTKQYDINEAVALLKELATAKFVESVDVAVNLGIDARKSDQNVRGATVLPHGTGRSVRVAVFAQGANAEAAKAAGAELVGMEDLADQIKKGEMNFDVVIASPDAMRVVGQLGQVLGPRGLMPNPKVGTVTPNVAEAVKNAKAGQVRYRNDKNGIIHTTIGKVDFDADKLRENLESLLVALKKAKPSQAKGVFIKKVSLSTTMGAGVAIDQAGLNAAV, encoded by the coding sequence ATGGCTAAGCTGACCAAGCGTATGAGCGTGATCCGCGACAAAGTTGATGTAACTAAACAGTATGACATCAACGAAGCTGTTGCTCTGCTGAAAGAACTGGCTACTGCCAAGTTCGTTGAAAGCGTTGACGTAGCGGTAAACCTGGGCATTGATGCCCGTAAATCTGACCAGAACGTTCGCGGTGCAACTGTACTGCCACACGGTACTGGCCGTTCTGTTCGCGTTGCCGTATTTGCCCAGGGCGCAAACGCTGAAGCTGCTAAAGCTGCAGGCGCTGAGCTGGTAGGTATGGAAGATCTGGCTGACCAGATCAAAAAAGGCGAAATGAACTTCGACGTTGTTATCGCATCTCCTGATGCAATGCGCGTTGTTGGCCAGCTGGGCCAGGTACTGGGCCCACGCGGTCTGATGCCTAACCCGAAAGTGGGTACCGTAACCCCTAACGTTGCTGAAGCGGTTAAGAACGCTAAAGCCGGTCAGGTTCGTTACCGTAACGACAAAAACGGCATCATCCATACCACTATCGGTAAGGTTGATTTCGATGCAGATAAACTGAGAGAAAACCTGGAATCCCTGCTGGTTGCGCTGAAAAAAGCAAAACCTTCACAGGCGAAAGGCGTTTTCATCAAGAAAGTTAGCCTGTCCACCACTATGGGTGCAGGCGTTGCAATCGATCAGGCTGGCCTGAACGCTGCAGTTTAA
- the murB gene encoding UDP-N-acetylmuramate dehydrogenase, producing the protein MSSQHNSLQSWNTFGLDAHAANLDVATSAESLLQSWQQSLLHNQPVLLLGEGSNILFLEDFSGRVIINRIKGIQIEEDQHHWQLHIGAGENWHNLVQVLLEKGIPGLENLAMIPGCVGSAPIQNIGAYGVELKDVCAYVDVLDLNTGEVERLTAAACQFGYRDSIFKHQYQLGYAIVAVGLVLNKQWCPVMTYGDLRALDPQTVTPQQIFDAVCAMRSSKLPDPAITGNAGSFFKNPVVTAEAAEAIRTAYPTLPAYPQADGRVKLAAGWLIEQCELKGVSVGGAAVHQQQALVLINKEKATGSDIVALAHEVRQRVGTKFNVWLEPEVRFIGAQGEKDAVGVIA; encoded by the coding sequence ATGTCCTCTCAACATAACTCCCTTCAATCCTGGAATACTTTTGGCCTTGACGCCCATGCCGCTAATCTTGATGTAGCGACCAGCGCAGAGTCGCTTCTGCAAAGCTGGCAGCAGAGCCTGCTACACAACCAGCCGGTGTTGCTACTGGGAGAAGGTAGCAACATTCTTTTCCTGGAAGACTTTTCTGGCCGGGTGATCATCAACAGAATTAAAGGCATACAGATCGAGGAAGATCAGCATCACTGGCAGCTGCATATCGGCGCGGGTGAAAACTGGCACAATCTGGTGCAGGTCCTGCTGGAGAAAGGCATACCGGGACTGGAAAATCTGGCGATGATCCCCGGTTGTGTTGGTTCAGCACCTATACAGAACATTGGGGCTTATGGCGTCGAGCTAAAGGATGTCTGTGCTTATGTTGATGTATTGGATTTAAACACCGGTGAAGTCGAACGTCTGACGGCAGCCGCATGCCAGTTCGGTTATCGGGACAGCATCTTTAAGCATCAGTATCAGCTGGGCTATGCCATTGTTGCCGTAGGACTGGTGTTGAACAAACAGTGGTGCCCGGTAATGACTTACGGCGACCTGAGAGCATTAGATCCACAGACAGTCACTCCCCAACAAATTTTCGATGCGGTCTGCGCAATGCGTAGCAGTAAGCTGCCGGATCCGGCGATAACAGGTAACGCTGGCAGCTTCTTCAAGAATCCGGTTGTCACTGCTGAAGCCGCAGAGGCGATCCGCACTGCCTACCCAACGCTGCCCGCTTATCCTCAAGCGGATGGAAGAGTAAAGCTGGCTGCAGGCTGGCTGATTGAGCAGTGTGAGCTTAAAGGGGTTAGCGTTGGCGGCGCAGCGGTGCATCAGCAGCAGGCGCTGGTTTTGATCAACAAAGAGAAGGCGACAGGGAGCGACATAGTGGCTTTAGCGCATGAAGTGCGCCAACGAGTGGGCACGAAATTTAACGTGTGGCTTGAGCCTGAGGTGCGCTTTATTGGCGCGCAGGGTGAAAAGGATGCAGTTGGAGTCATTGCATGA
- the nusG gene encoding transcription termination/antitermination protein NusG, with translation MSEAPKMRWYVVQAFSGFEGRVAQSLREHIKLHNMEELFGDVMVPTEEVVEIRGGQRRKSERKFFPGYVLVQMLMNDASWHLVRSVPRVMGFIGGTSDRPAPISDKEVDAIMNRLQQVGDKPRPKTMFEPGEMVRVSDGPFADFNGVVEEVDYEKSRLKVSVSIFGRATPVELDFGQVEKG, from the coding sequence ATGTCTGAAGCTCCAAAAATGCGCTGGTACGTCGTTCAGGCGTTTTCCGGTTTTGAAGGCCGCGTAGCCCAATCGCTGCGCGAGCATATCAAGTTACATAACATGGAAGAGCTTTTTGGCGATGTCATGGTTCCAACTGAAGAAGTGGTTGAGATCCGTGGTGGTCAGCGTCGTAAAAGCGAGCGTAAGTTCTTCCCGGGTTATGTCCTGGTCCAAATGCTCATGAATGATGCAAGCTGGCACTTAGTGCGTAGCGTGCCTCGCGTCATGGGATTCATTGGTGGTACCTCCGATCGTCCGGCACCTATTAGCGATAAAGAAGTCGATGCGATCATGAACCGCCTGCAGCAGGTTGGTGATAAGCCACGTCCGAAAACCATGTTTGAACCTGGTGAAATGGTCCGTGTTAGTGACGGTCCGTTCGCAGACTTCAACGGTGTGGTTGAAGAAGTGGATTATGAGAAAAGCCGCCTGAAAGTGTCGGTTTCAATCTTTGGGCGTGCTACGCCGGTTGAGCTGGACTTTGGTCAGGTTGAAAAAGGCTGA
- the tuf gene encoding elongation factor Tu — translation MSKEKFERSKPHVNVGTIGHVDHGKTTLTAAITTVLAKTYGGSARAFDQIDNAPEEKARGITINTSHVEYDTPSRHYAHVDCPGHADYVKNMITGAAQMDGAILVVAATDGPMPQTREHILLGRQVGVPFIIVFMNKCDMVDDEELLELVEMEVRELLSAYDFPGDDLPIVRGSALKALQGEAEWEEKIIELAGHLDNYIPEPERAIDKPFLLPIEDVFSISGRGTVVTGRVERGIIKVGEEVEIVGIKDTAKSTCTGVEMFRKLLDEGRAGENCGVLLRGIKREDIQRGQVLAKPGSIKPHTKFESEVYILSKDEGGRHTPFFKGYRPQFYFRTTDVTGTIELPEGVEMVMPGDNIQMVVTLIHPIAMDDGLRFAIREGGRTVGAGVVAKVIA, via the coding sequence ATGTCTAAAGAAAAATTTGAACGTTCCAAACCGCACGTCAACGTTGGTACAATCGGCCACGTTGACCACGGTAAAACTACCCTGACTGCTGCTATCACTACCGTTCTGGCTAAGACCTACGGTGGTTCTGCTCGTGCATTCGACCAGATCGATAACGCACCAGAAGAAAAAGCGCGTGGTATCACCATCAACACTTCCCACGTTGAATATGACACCCCATCACGCCACTATGCGCACGTTGACTGCCCAGGCCACGCCGACTATGTGAAAAACATGATCACCGGTGCTGCGCAGATGGACGGTGCAATTCTGGTTGTTGCTGCAACTGACGGCCCTATGCCTCAGACCCGTGAGCACATCCTGCTGGGTCGCCAGGTTGGCGTTCCTTTCATCATCGTATTCATGAACAAATGCGACATGGTTGATGATGAAGAGCTGCTGGAACTGGTTGAGATGGAAGTTCGTGAACTTCTTTCTGCCTACGACTTCCCTGGTGATGACCTGCCAATCGTTCGCGGTTCTGCACTGAAAGCACTGCAGGGCGAAGCTGAGTGGGAAGAGAAAATCATCGAGCTGGCTGGCCACCTGGATAACTACATCCCAGAACCAGAGCGTGCAATTGACAAGCCATTCCTGCTGCCAATCGAAGACGTATTCTCCATCTCCGGCCGTGGTACTGTTGTTACCGGTCGTGTAGAGCGCGGTATCATTAAAGTTGGTGAAGAAGTTGAAATCGTCGGCATCAAAGATACGGCTAAATCAACTTGTACCGGCGTTGAAATGTTCCGTAAGCTGCTGGACGAAGGTCGTGCAGGCGAGAACTGTGGTGTTCTGCTGCGTGGTATCAAGCGTGAAGACATTCAGCGTGGTCAGGTTCTGGCTAAGCCAGGCTCTATCAAGCCACACACCAAATTTGAGTCAGAAGTTTACATTCTGTCCAAAGACGAAGGCGGCCGTCATACTCCGTTCTTCAAAGGCTACCGTCCACAGTTCTACTTCCGTACAACTGACGTGACCGGTACCATCGAACTGCCAGAAGGCGTTGAGATGGTCATGCCTGGTGACAACATCCAGATGGTGGTTACCCTGATCCACCCAATCGCGATGGATGACGGTCTGCGTTTCGCAATCCGTGAAGGTGGCCGTACTGTTGGTGCGGGTGTTGTTGCTAAAGTTATCGCATAA
- the hemG gene encoding menaquinone-dependent protoporphyrinogen IX dehydrogenase, translated as MKALILFSSREGQTREIAAYIANQLKEQQECEVVNIEHASAVDWSKYDRVLLGASIHYGHFHPAVTKFVKKNLAQLNERPSGFFSVNLTARKAEKRTPQTNAYTRKFLLQSPWQPDCCAVFAGALRYPRYGFFDRFMIRLIMRMTGGETDVSKEVEYTDWVQVGRFAHEFAGLSGKMQEKKAL; from the coding sequence ATGAAAGCGTTGATTCTGTTTTCCAGCCGCGAGGGACAAACCCGCGAGATTGCAGCTTATATAGCTAACCAACTTAAAGAGCAGCAGGAGTGTGAGGTAGTGAATATCGAACATGCCTCTGCTGTTGACTGGTCTAAGTACGATCGGGTGTTGCTCGGGGCCTCTATTCACTACGGTCACTTCCATCCGGCGGTAACCAAATTTGTGAAGAAGAACCTTGCCCAGTTAAATGAAAGGCCAAGCGGCTTCTTCTCCGTCAACCTGACCGCCCGTAAAGCAGAGAAGCGTACGCCGCAGACCAATGCGTATACCCGCAAGTTCCTGTTGCAGTCGCCATGGCAGCCGGACTGCTGTGCGGTATTCGCTGGCGCACTGCGTTATCCGCGCTATGGCTTCTTCGATCGCTTTATGATCCGCTTGATTATGCGTATGACCGGCGGCGAAACCGATGTCAGTAAAGAAGTTGAGTACACAGATTGGGTTCAGGTGGGTCGCTTTGCCCATGAATTTGCTGGATTATCAGGCAAAATGCAGGAAAAAAAGGCGCTTTGA